One Thermococcus kodakarensis KOD1 genomic window carries:
- the acs gene encoding acetate--CoA ligase alpha subunit gives MADPKIEALFRPKSVAVIGASGKPGKIGYAIMKNLVDYGYEGKIYAVNVKGGEIEISGRKFPVYKSILDVPDEVDMAVIVVPAKFVPQVVEECGQKGVKVLPIISSGFGELGEEGKKVEQQLVETAHKYGMRILGPNIFGVVYTPEKLNATFGPTDVLPGPLALISQSGALGIALMGWTILEKVGLSAVVSVGNKSDIDDADLLEYFKEDENTRAILIYMEGVKDGRRFMEVAKDVSMVKPIVVIKAGRSERGAKAAASHTGSLAGSDKVFDAAFKQSGVIRAYTIGEAFDYARTLSNLPEPEGENLVILTNGGGIGVMATDAAEEAGLHLYDNLEDLKVFANHMPPFGSYKNPVDLTGMAGAESYEGAIRDALANPNMHSIAVLYCQTAVLDPRDLADIVIREYNESGRKKPLVVAIVGGIEAKEAIDRLNEEGIPAYPEPERAIKALAALYRWSRWKKKQKKE, from the coding sequence ATGGCTGACCCCAAGATAGAGGCACTGTTCAGGCCCAAGAGCGTAGCAGTTATAGGCGCTTCTGGAAAGCCTGGGAAGATAGGATACGCAATTATGAAGAACCTCGTCGATTACGGATACGAAGGAAAGATATACGCCGTCAACGTTAAGGGCGGCGAAATTGAGATCAGCGGAAGGAAGTTCCCGGTCTACAAGAGCATTCTCGATGTTCCCGACGAGGTTGATATGGCCGTCATCGTTGTCCCTGCCAAGTTCGTTCCGCAGGTCGTTGAGGAGTGCGGCCAGAAGGGCGTTAAAGTTCTCCCGATCATAAGTTCGGGCTTCGGTGAGCTCGGTGAGGAGGGCAAGAAGGTTGAGCAGCAGCTCGTCGAAACTGCCCACAAGTACGGCATGAGAATTCTCGGCCCGAACATCTTCGGTGTCGTTTACACCCCCGAGAAGCTCAACGCAACCTTCGGTCCGACCGACGTTCTCCCAGGCCCGCTTGCCCTCATCAGCCAGAGCGGTGCCCTTGGAATAGCCCTTATGGGCTGGACAATCCTTGAGAAAGTCGGTCTCTCCGCTGTAGTTAGCGTTGGAAACAAGAGCGACATCGACGACGCTGACCTCCTCGAGTACTTCAAGGAGGATGAGAACACAAGGGCAATCCTCATCTACATGGAGGGCGTTAAGGACGGAAGGCGCTTCATGGAAGTGGCCAAGGACGTCAGCATGGTCAAGCCAATAGTCGTCATCAAGGCAGGAAGGAGCGAGCGCGGTGCTAAAGCAGCCGCTTCCCACACTGGTTCACTCGCCGGTAGCGATAAGGTCTTTGACGCCGCCTTCAAGCAGAGCGGAGTCATAAGAGCCTACACCATCGGCGAGGCCTTCGACTACGCGAGAACCCTCAGCAACCTGCCCGAGCCCGAGGGAGAGAACCTCGTCATCCTCACCAACGGCGGTGGAATAGGCGTTATGGCTACCGACGCGGCAGAGGAAGCCGGTCTGCACCTCTACGACAACCTCGAGGACCTCAAGGTCTTCGCCAACCACATGCCGCCGTTCGGCTCCTACAAGAACCCGGTTGACCTCACAGGTATGGCCGGTGCCGAGAGCTACGAAGGTGCTATAAGGGACGCCCTCGCCAACCCGAACATGCACAGCATAGCGGTTCTCTACTGCCAGACCGCCGTCCTCGACCCGAGGGATCTGGCTGACATAGTCATCCGCGAGTACAACGAGAGCGGCAGGAAGAAGCCGCTCGTGGTTGCCATCGTCGGCGGTATAGAGGCCAAGGAAGCCATCGACAGGCTCAACGAGGAAGGAATACCGGCCTACCCAGAGCCGGAGAGGGCAATAAAGGCCCTCGCAGCGCTCTACCGCTGGAGCAGGTGGAAGAAGAAGCAGAAGAAGGAGTGA
- a CDS encoding deoxyhypusine synthase, with protein MTEPKDIVLKESEEVEGIPIEGPWLDDVSSLEEVLDYYERIGFQATHLGKAIEIWKKVEKRRAEGKEVRVFLGYTSNIISSGLRELVAWLVKEGKIDVIVTTAGGIEEDFIKALKPFILGDWHVNDALMREKGINRIGNIFVPNDRYIEFEKYMIPFFERVLEIEKERGKPLTASEFIYELGRYMDEKLGKEKERSVIYWAYKRNVPIFCPAITDGSIGDMLYFFKEERGDRELIIDIANDIVKLNNLAVTAKETASIILGGSLPKHAIINANLFRGGTDYAIYITTAVPWDGSLSGAPPSEGVSWGKIRAKADYVEIWADATLVFPLLVWKVMKAP; from the coding sequence ATGACCGAGCCGAAAGATATCGTCCTCAAAGAGAGCGAAGAGGTAGAGGGAATCCCAATAGAGGGGCCGTGGCTGGACGACGTTTCAAGCCTTGAGGAAGTTCTCGACTACTATGAACGGATAGGCTTCCAGGCGACCCACCTCGGAAAGGCCATCGAAATCTGGAAAAAGGTAGAGAAGAGGCGCGCCGAAGGGAAAGAGGTTAGGGTTTTCCTCGGCTACACTTCAAACATAATCTCTTCCGGCCTGCGCGAGCTGGTCGCGTGGCTCGTGAAGGAGGGTAAGATTGACGTCATTGTAACGACCGCCGGGGGAATCGAAGAGGACTTTATAAAGGCTCTGAAGCCCTTCATCCTCGGAGACTGGCACGTGAACGACGCCCTGATGCGTGAGAAGGGAATCAACAGGATAGGTAACATCTTCGTGCCCAACGACCGCTACATCGAGTTCGAGAAGTACATGATACCCTTCTTCGAGCGCGTTCTTGAGATAGAGAAGGAGCGCGGAAAGCCGCTGACTGCCAGCGAGTTCATCTACGAGCTCGGAAGATACATGGATGAAAAGCTTGGAAAAGAGAAGGAGCGCTCGGTAATTTACTGGGCCTACAAGAGGAACGTGCCGATCTTCTGCCCGGCAATAACAGACGGCTCGATAGGGGATATGCTCTACTTTTTCAAGGAGGAGCGAGGAGATAGAGAACTCATCATAGACATCGCCAACGACATCGTGAAGCTCAACAATCTGGCGGTTACAGCAAAGGAGACCGCCTCGATAATCCTCGGCGGCTCACTTCCAAAGCACGCCATAATAAACGCAAACCTCTTCAGGGGAGGGACTGACTATGCGATCTACATCACAACGGCCGTCCCCTGGGACGGTTCGCTGAGCGGCGCGCCTCCGAGTGAAGGGGTCAGCTGGGGCAAGATAAGGGCAAAGGCTGATTACGTCGAGATATGGGCGGATGCAACGCTAGTCTTCCCCCTGCTGGTGTGGAAGGTGATGAAAGCCCCCTGA
- a CDS encoding CGP-CTERM sorting domain-containing protein, with the protein MKKVFAAIIILAILGINATLAAPVENGTVYISENVKVQIHPNEELLGIVYYLAFGNDTFVIDRGDYIDEVEAHFGKYRNSTAVILLRDYLSRSNRFTWKDTYLARIEMLLVRCSEPPELKIPEYLEEYYSEEGVPEYYREYFNWFKNEFLPALREFANETDFMEFYRTHQDYYMEDLRLYGGALSLIPPDEFMEEHAGVSNVTYVFFHPYLVAIHGHSLTTTENNRTAWGAAGFLPLVRRDPQRTVWSYKTARDTMMGLPLNRDLINSTGLDELLYLNFIYHELGHDVTIPVLNTLDLYTYSYVIDAARDDMPYLTTYDGHYVGLTMIYEGFADAWADYAISHVNHNYTLLAMQMQKAWGEFWVEWLYNEIQSCALDVKSGELKNISLCVPRALESLEKFASPENVTKVYNLEVPVTPVRALDKGWFGNRVVVIYGTANLSPTESRNIKSFADEVAEILRKFYRRNGGIDDVVVKADVNVTPSDLSSHLVLIGTPSTNRIVDIFDDYFPIRLERAGEGWRVIRENNVTSFLLLDEESPLRAVYGNTSVAAGGFQTVDKAALLMASVNPYNTYYYVVWIAGTDENMTKLFKNPTYYLSSYEIWTPGAIEVGFYNKPLAERLSESFNATLLLSPQTTTTTTTTVRTDTTTVPETTTTSVDSSTTTTPTTSPSKSQTTSPVETSRTTATDKNMCGPAALVGLAIIPLLIRRRR; encoded by the coding sequence ATGAAGAAAGTATTTGCCGCAATAATAATTCTGGCAATACTGGGAATTAATGCAACCCTTGCCGCGCCCGTTGAGAACGGCACTGTGTACATAAGCGAGAACGTAAAGGTCCAGATACACCCGAACGAGGAACTTCTTGGAATAGTCTACTACCTGGCCTTCGGCAACGACACCTTTGTTATAGACAGGGGGGACTATATAGACGAAGTGGAAGCCCATTTCGGGAAATACAGGAACTCAACGGCTGTGATTCTCCTTAGGGACTACCTCTCACGTTCTAATAGATTTACATGGAAGGACACGTACTTAGCCCGAATTGAGATGCTGCTCGTACGCTGTTCAGAGCCCCCGGAGCTTAAGATACCCGAATATTTAGAAGAGTATTATTCTGAAGAGGGTGTACCAGAGTATTACCGCGAGTATTTCAACTGGTTTAAGAACGAATTCCTGCCGGCCCTGAGAGAGTTTGCCAACGAAACCGACTTCATGGAGTTTTACAGGACTCATCAGGATTACTACATGGAAGACCTAAGGCTCTACGGAGGAGCTCTTTCACTCATTCCGCCCGACGAGTTTATGGAGGAGCACGCCGGTGTCTCCAACGTCACGTACGTCTTCTTCCACCCGTATCTGGTTGCCATCCATGGCCACAGCCTGACAACCACGGAAAACAACAGGACGGCATGGGGGGCTGCGGGATTCCTTCCGCTCGTGAGGAGGGACCCTCAGAGGACGGTGTGGAGCTACAAAACCGCCCGCGACACCATGATGGGACTCCCCCTCAACAGGGACCTCATAAACAGCACCGGCCTCGACGAACTGCTCTATCTGAACTTCATCTACCACGAGCTGGGACACGACGTCACTATTCCTGTACTGAACACCCTGGACCTGTATACCTACTCTTACGTGATAGACGCCGCGAGGGACGATATGCCTTACCTCACCACCTACGACGGTCACTATGTCGGCCTTACTATGATCTACGAGGGCTTTGCGGATGCTTGGGCAGATTACGCCATAAGCCACGTCAACCACAACTACACCCTCCTTGCGATGCAGATGCAGAAGGCGTGGGGAGAGTTCTGGGTCGAATGGCTTTACAACGAGATTCAGAGCTGTGCTCTCGACGTTAAAAGCGGGGAGCTCAAAAACATCTCCCTCTGCGTTCCCCGCGCGCTGGAGTCCCTTGAGAAGTTCGCGTCCCCCGAAAACGTCACCAAGGTATACAACCTTGAGGTGCCGGTTACCCCCGTAAGGGCCCTCGATAAAGGATGGTTTGGTAACAGAGTCGTTGTAATCTATGGAACGGCCAACCTAAGCCCAACTGAAAGTAGAAACATCAAAAGCTTCGCCGATGAGGTTGCAGAAATCCTGAGGAAATTCTACAGAAGAAACGGCGGAATAGACGACGTTGTAGTCAAAGCCGACGTGAACGTTACCCCTTCGGATTTAAGTTCCCACCTTGTACTAATCGGAACCCCCTCGACCAACAGGATCGTTGACATCTTCGACGACTACTTCCCGATTCGGCTTGAGAGGGCCGGCGAGGGATGGAGAGTAATCCGCGAGAACAACGTCACCAGTTTCCTCCTCCTTGACGAGGAAAGCCCCCTCAGGGCAGTCTACGGCAATACCTCCGTCGCGGCTGGTGGGTTCCAGACGGTCGACAAAGCGGCCCTTTTGATGGCGTCCGTAAACCCATACAACACGTACTATTACGTGGTCTGGATCGCGGGAACGGACGAAAACATGACTAAGTTGTTCAAAAACCCCACCTACTACCTGAGCAGCTACGAGATATGGACGCCCGGGGCCATTGAGGTCGGGTTCTACAACAAACCCCTCGCGGAGAGGCTCAGCGAGTCGTTCAACGCAACCCTTCTATTAAGCCCGCAGACGACCACAACGACCACAACAACCGTCAGGACTGACACTACCACAGTGCCCGAAACAACCACTACGTCCGTCGATTCCTCAACCACAACAACTCCCACGACCTCGCCATCTAAAAGTCAAACAACGAGCCCGGTAGAGACTTCAAGAACTACCGCGACGGACAAAAACATGTGCGGACCAGCGGCTCTCGTTGGCCTAGCAATAATACCGCTTCTCATCAGAAGGAGAAGGTAA
- a CDS encoding PRC-barrel domain-containing protein: MVKIMASKLRDVELITDTGIRLGWVYDLSFDEETGEILVIVAEPDEDLDVSEFVTDQEGLLLIPISAVKSIGEVIIIDSSKLAVKSKLKHLPSVTATAREKRLGGGLQRKG, translated from the coding sequence ATGGTAAAGATAATGGCATCAAAACTTAGGGACGTTGAGCTGATAACCGACACGGGAATAAGGCTTGGATGGGTCTACGACCTGAGCTTCGATGAGGAGACAGGGGAAATACTCGTCATCGTTGCAGAGCCCGACGAGGATCTCGACGTCAGCGAGTTTGTCACGGACCAGGAAGGACTCCTTCTGATCCCAATCAGTGCAGTGAAGAGCATTGGTGAAGTCATAATAATAGACTCCAGCAAACTGGCCGTTAAGTCAAAGCTCAAGCACCTTCCAAGCGTGACTGCAACTGCACGGGAGAAGAGGCTTGGCGGCGGCCTTCAAAGAAAGGGTTAA
- a CDS encoding CDC48 family AAA ATPase, with the protein MIFGKEDEKVDEIKLRVAEALKRDVGRGIVRFDRKYQRKLGVEPGDIVALKGERVTAAIVANAHPDDRGLDIIRMDGYIRRNAGVSIGDYVTVSRAEVQEAKKVVLAPAQKGVFIQIPGEIVKQNLLGRPVVKGDLVVAGGQNEAVYSPFDELLRGFFEAMPIGFGELKFVVVNTVPKGIVQITYNTEVEVLPQAVEVKEESIPEVTYEDIGGLSDAIQKIREMVELPLKHPELFERLGIEPPKGVLLYGPPGTGKTLLAKAVANEANAHFIAINGPEIMSKFYGESEERLREIFKEAEENAPSIIFIDEIDAIAPKREEVVGEVEKRVVSQLLTLMDGLKSRGKVIVIAATNRPDALDPALRRPGRFDREIEVGVPDKQGRKEILQIHTRGMPLEPDYDKEAVLRVLREIREKGNFDAERVDKIIAEVENAKNESEVKEALKKDAEIYSEVRNRLIDKMLDELAEVTHGFVGADLAALAREAAMVVLRRLIKEGKISPEQERIPPEVLQELRVRRDDFYEALKMVEPSALREVLIEVPNVRWEDIGGLEDVKQELREAVEWPLKYPKAFERLGIEPPKGILLYGPPGTGKTLLAKAVANESQANFIAIRGPEVLSKWVGETEKRIREIFRKARQAAPTVVFIDEIDAIAPARGSEGDRVTDRLINQLLTEMDGIQENSGVVVIGATNRPDIIDPALLRPGRFDRLILVPAPDEKARLEIFKVHTRRVPLAGDVDLRELAKKTEGYTGADIAALVREAALIAMRRIMRELPREVVESESEEFLERLKVSKKDFEMAMKKVKPSVTPYMMEYYRSFEENRKKQAGKERGGPDYYTF; encoded by the coding sequence ATGATATTCGGTAAAGAAGATGAAAAGGTTGACGAGATTAAGCTCCGCGTCGCGGAGGCCCTGAAAAGGGACGTTGGAAGGGGAATAGTCAGGTTTGACAGAAAGTACCAGAGAAAGCTCGGCGTTGAGCCAGGTGACATAGTTGCGCTCAAGGGAGAGAGGGTTACGGCGGCGATAGTTGCAAACGCCCACCCAGACGACAGGGGACTTGACATAATCAGGATGGACGGCTACATCAGGAGAAACGCGGGAGTGAGCATAGGGGACTACGTCACGGTCTCCAGGGCGGAAGTCCAGGAGGCCAAGAAGGTCGTTCTGGCCCCTGCCCAGAAGGGAGTCTTCATCCAGATTCCTGGGGAGATTGTAAAGCAGAACCTCCTCGGAAGGCCCGTCGTCAAGGGCGACCTCGTAGTGGCCGGTGGACAGAACGAGGCGGTTTACTCGCCCTTTGATGAGCTGCTCAGAGGGTTCTTCGAGGCTATGCCGATCGGCTTCGGTGAGCTGAAGTTCGTTGTGGTAAACACAGTTCCAAAAGGCATCGTCCAGATAACCTACAACACCGAGGTCGAGGTGCTCCCGCAGGCCGTCGAAGTCAAGGAGGAGAGCATCCCTGAGGTCACCTACGAAGACATAGGCGGCCTCAGCGACGCCATTCAAAAAATCCGTGAGATGGTCGAGCTCCCGCTCAAGCACCCGGAGCTCTTCGAGAGGCTTGGGATTGAACCGCCGAAGGGAGTTCTCCTCTACGGGCCGCCAGGAACGGGTAAGACTCTCCTGGCGAAGGCCGTCGCCAACGAGGCAAACGCCCACTTCATAGCCATCAACGGCCCAGAGATAATGAGCAAGTTCTACGGCGAGAGCGAGGAGAGGCTGAGGGAGATATTCAAAGAAGCCGAGGAGAACGCCCCGAGCATAATCTTCATTGATGAGATAGACGCGATAGCCCCCAAGAGAGAAGAGGTCGTTGGGGAGGTCGAGAAGAGGGTTGTCAGCCAGCTGCTTACCCTGATGGACGGTCTCAAGAGCCGTGGGAAGGTCATAGTCATTGCCGCTACCAACAGACCTGATGCACTCGACCCGGCCCTGAGGAGGCCTGGAAGGTTCGACAGAGAGATTGAGGTCGGCGTTCCCGACAAGCAGGGCAGGAAGGAGATACTCCAGATCCACACCAGAGGAATGCCCCTCGAACCGGACTACGACAAAGAGGCCGTCCTTAGGGTGCTCCGCGAGATAAGGGAAAAGGGCAACTTTGATGCTGAAAGAGTAGACAAAATCATTGCCGAAGTTGAGAACGCAAAGAACGAGAGCGAAGTCAAGGAGGCCCTCAAAAAGGACGCCGAAATATACTCCGAGGTCAGGAACAGGCTGATAGACAAAATGCTCGACGAGCTGGCTGAAGTTACGCACGGCTTCGTCGGTGCTGATTTAGCTGCCCTTGCAAGAGAAGCGGCCATGGTCGTTCTCAGGAGGCTCATCAAAGAGGGCAAGATAAGCCCCGAACAGGAGAGAATCCCACCAGAGGTTCTCCAGGAGCTCCGCGTTAGAAGAGACGACTTTTACGAGGCCCTCAAGATGGTTGAGCCAAGTGCCCTCAGGGAGGTACTCATCGAAGTCCCGAACGTCCGCTGGGAGGACATCGGGGGCCTTGAAGATGTCAAGCAGGAGCTCAGAGAAGCAGTAGAATGGCCGCTCAAGTACCCCAAGGCCTTTGAGAGGCTCGGCATTGAGCCGCCGAAGGGAATACTCCTCTACGGCCCGCCAGGAACGGGTAAGACTCTCCTCGCCAAGGCAGTAGCCAACGAGAGCCAGGCCAACTTCATAGCGATAAGGGGGCCAGAGGTTCTCTCAAAGTGGGTCGGTGAGACCGAGAAGAGGATTAGGGAAATCTTCAGGAAGGCTCGCCAGGCTGCTCCGACGGTGGTGTTCATAGACGAGATCGATGCAATAGCACCGGCCAGGGGATCCGAGGGGGACAGGGTCACTGACAGGCTGATCAACCAGCTGCTCACCGAGATGGACGGTATTCAGGAGAACAGCGGCGTGGTCGTCATTGGTGCCACCAACAGGCCGGACATTATCGATCCAGCACTCCTCAGGCCAGGAAGGTTCGACAGGCTGATACTCGTTCCAGCTCCAGACGAGAAGGCCAGACTCGAAATATTCAAAGTCCACACCAGAAGAGTACCGCTTGCAGGTGATGTTGACCTTAGGGAGCTCGCCAAGAAGACCGAAGGCTACACGGGTGCGGACATAGCCGCGCTCGTCAGGGAGGCGGCCCTAATAGCGATGCGCAGGATAATGAGAGAGCTCCCGCGTGAGGTAGTTGAAAGCGAGTCCGAGGAGTTCCTTGAGAGGCTGAAGGTGTCGAAGAAGGACTTCGAGATGGCCATGAAGAAGGTCAAACCGAGCGTCACGCCGTACATGATGGAGTACTACAGGAGCTTTGAGGAGAACAGAAAGAAGCAGGCAGGGAAGGAAAGAGGAGGCCCCGACTACTATACCTTCTGA
- a CDS encoding phosphoribosyltransferase, whose product MKKFPARLASWEDIERWAKEGAWKILEEGWKPDVVVGLARGGWVAARLYCDYLGIKDLVSLKVEHWGVTATPDGKAKLKYGTNYDLSGKKVLIVDDISDTGESLTLAKNYVESKSPAEVRTATLLTIRGSRFKPEYYGEEIDWAWIVFPWNFVEDMINLVSNILEEKEAVSTDEIIELFKELHGLEVPKGKLEEALRMAEMRKVFKFREGKWLKA is encoded by the coding sequence ATGAAGAAGTTTCCTGCAAGGCTCGCTTCTTGGGAAGACATTGAAAGGTGGGCGAAGGAAGGCGCCTGGAAGATTCTGGAAGAAGGCTGGAAGCCAGATGTGGTGGTTGGTCTCGCCAGGGGCGGCTGGGTCGCGGCGAGACTCTACTGCGACTACCTGGGAATCAAAGACCTTGTAAGCCTCAAGGTGGAGCACTGGGGAGTAACCGCTACTCCGGACGGCAAGGCCAAGCTCAAGTACGGCACGAACTACGACCTCAGCGGGAAAAAGGTTCTCATCGTCGACGACATCAGCGATACTGGTGAGAGCCTGACGCTGGCCAAAAACTACGTCGAGAGCAAGAGCCCTGCGGAAGTCAGGACTGCAACACTCCTGACGATCAGAGGCTCCCGCTTCAAGCCCGAGTACTACGGAGAGGAGATAGACTGGGCCTGGATAGTCTTCCCGTGGAACTTCGTCGAGGATATGATAAACCTCGTGAGCAACATTCTTGAGGAAAAGGAAGCGGTAAGCACCGACGAGATAATCGAGCTCTTCAAGGAGCTCCACGGTCTCGAAGTCCCGAAGGGCAAGCTCGAAGAGGCCCTCAGGATGGCTGAAATGAGGAAGGTTTTTAAGTTCAGGGAAGGGAAGTGGCTCAAAGCCTGA
- a CDS encoding FAD-dependent oxidoreductase, protein MRFYICREKGEPKPFRIAIIGAGPAGLSAAGYLACRGYEVHVYEKMPEGGGMVAFGIPETRIPIRTVRGGVRDLERLGVNFHFRTKVVYDSPRELGDEWAEHFVSLERLLGEFDAILIATGAWRPRKLKVPGADLPGVYDALSLLHHIKMARIGYYSWEGIPDLKGKHIVVIGAGYTAVDVAIEGRLLGAEKITMVYRRGLEHSYAKTEIRKLIEEGVEFIEFATPVRIIGDERVQGVEFAKTRIEEGSVITTDERFILDADIVAYAIGQLPTSPIREVVCANEEILKEAGIFFAGDVVAPRNIGTAMREGKERAKEIEEWLLKKAPKKVFPVPVAARLISEVANGKC, encoded by the coding sequence GTGAGGTTCTACATCTGCAGGGAAAAGGGAGAACCAAAGCCTTTCAGGATAGCGATCATCGGCGCAGGACCGGCGGGATTGTCGGCGGCTGGTTATCTGGCCTGTAGAGGCTACGAAGTCCACGTTTACGAGAAGATGCCCGAAGGAGGAGGAATGGTGGCCTTTGGAATCCCAGAGACCAGAATACCAATAAGGACGGTTAGAGGAGGGGTTAGAGATCTTGAGAGGCTTGGAGTGAACTTCCACTTCAGGACGAAGGTGGTCTACGATTCTCCCAGGGAGCTGGGCGACGAGTGGGCGGAACACTTCGTCTCGCTTGAGAGACTTTTAGGGGAGTTTGACGCGATTCTGATAGCAACCGGTGCCTGGAGGCCGAGGAAATTGAAAGTGCCAGGTGCTGACCTTCCCGGCGTTTACGACGCCCTCAGCCTGCTCCACCACATAAAGATGGCGAGGATAGGCTACTACTCCTGGGAGGGGATACCCGACCTCAAGGGCAAGCACATTGTGGTTATAGGAGCAGGCTACACGGCGGTTGACGTTGCCATCGAGGGCAGGCTTCTCGGAGCGGAGAAGATAACGATGGTCTACAGGAGGGGGCTGGAGCACAGCTACGCGAAGACCGAGATCAGAAAACTCATTGAAGAGGGCGTTGAGTTCATAGAGTTCGCAACTCCCGTGAGGATAATCGGAGACGAAAGGGTTCAGGGAGTCGAGTTCGCAAAGACTAGAATCGAAGAGGGAAGCGTCATAACCACTGACGAGCGCTTTATACTCGATGCCGACATCGTTGCCTACGCCATTGGCCAGCTACCGACCAGCCCGATAAGGGAGGTGGTCTGCGCCAACGAGGAAATTCTAAAGGAAGCAGGCATCTTCTTCGCGGGCGATGTTGTGGCTCCGAGGAACATTGGGACAGCTATGAGGGAAGGAAAGGAGAGGGCAAAAGAGATTGAAGAGTGGCTTCTAAAGAAAGCCCCCAAGAAGGTCTTCCCAGTCCCCGTTGCTGCCAGGCTTATCAGCGAAGTCGCGAACGGGAAGTGCTGA
- a CDS encoding metallophosphoesterase family protein: protein MLIALISDIHSNWEALQAVWKEVKHADTILCMGDLVGYGASPNEVVEFVRKQMGKRTFLCVRGNHDNAVAFGADWGFNPYAREAVRWHQWVMKSENIEFLRRLPVRQLFTDDAGRTYLLIHGSPRAPLDEYLFPWLPESEFRAVLTYIRQDDLLVGHTHIPMLKVIEGRRIINPGSVGQPRDGDWRASYAIIDTSEEPPENVEFHRVEYDVEEAARKIIEEGLPRFLANRLFEGL, encoded by the coding sequence ATGCTCATCGCCCTAATCTCAGACATCCACTCCAACTGGGAGGCCCTTCAGGCGGTGTGGAAAGAGGTAAAGCACGCTGATACGATACTCTGTATGGGGGATCTCGTCGGCTATGGGGCGAGTCCAAACGAGGTCGTTGAGTTCGTCAGAAAGCAGATGGGGAAGAGGACTTTTCTCTGCGTCCGGGGCAACCACGACAACGCGGTGGCATTTGGGGCGGACTGGGGGTTCAATCCCTACGCGAGGGAAGCGGTTAGATGGCACCAGTGGGTTATGAAGAGCGAGAACATAGAGTTCCTCAGAAGACTTCCAGTGAGGCAGCTTTTTACCGACGATGCTGGCAGGACTTATCTACTCATTCACGGCTCCCCGAGGGCACCTCTGGATGAGTACCTCTTCCCATGGCTTCCAGAGAGCGAGTTCAGGGCTGTTCTTACCTACATCAGGCAGGACGACCTTCTGGTGGGTCACACTCACATTCCGATGCTCAAAGTCATAGAAGGACGAAGAATAATTAACCCAGGCTCCGTAGGCCAGCCGAGGGACGGGGACTGGCGGGCAAGCTACGCCATCATAGACACAAGCGAAGAACCCCCAGAGAACGTGGAGTTCCACAGGGTGGAATACGATGTGGAAGAAGCGGCAAGAAAAATAATCGAAGAGGGCCTTCCAAGGTTCCTGGCAAATAGGCTGTTTGAGGGCCTTTAA
- a CDS encoding SDR family oxidoreductase, translated as MRVIVTASSRGIGFNVARELLKRNARVVISSRNSEHLKMAEKELAEFGEVQTVKANLYDQRELENLVKTSWELLDGIDALIWNAGNVRCEPCFLHEATYMDWLEAAALHSVAPGYLTTLLVQTWLEKKMKGTLVYLNSVSVKEPMPPLVLADVTRAGLIQLAKSVSRTYGKYGIRAYSVLLGSFDTPGARENLRKLAEERGEPFEETWEREVLSRTPLHRTGRWEELGSLVAFLLSEEAEYMLGSTVVIDGAMTRAVDI; from the coding sequence ATGCGGGTCATCGTCACTGCATCATCAAGGGGTATCGGCTTCAACGTCGCGCGCGAACTCCTGAAGAGAAACGCAAGGGTCGTCATCAGCTCCAGGAATTCCGAACATCTCAAGATGGCCGAAAAAGAGCTGGCGGAGTTCGGAGAAGTCCAAACTGTTAAGGCAAACCTATACGACCAGCGGGAGCTGGAGAACCTTGTAAAAACTTCCTGGGAACTTCTCGACGGAATTGATGCCCTAATCTGGAATGCCGGCAACGTGAGGTGCGAGCCCTGCTTCCTCCACGAGGCCACCTATATGGACTGGCTTGAGGCGGCCGCACTCCATTCCGTCGCGCCAGGCTACCTCACGACGCTCCTAGTCCAGACCTGGCTGGAAAAGAAGATGAAGGGAACGCTCGTTTATCTTAACTCGGTCTCGGTGAAGGAGCCAATGCCTCCGCTGGTTCTGGCGGACGTGACGAGAGCTGGACTAATCCAGCTGGCGAAGAGCGTTTCGAGAACCTACGGGAAGTACGGCATCAGGGCCTACTCGGTGCTTTTGGGAAGCTTCGACACCCCCGGTGCGAGGGAAAACCTGAGAAAACTGGCCGAGGAAAGGGGAGAACCCTTTGAGGAGACCTGGGAGAGGGAAGTCCTCTCGAGGACACCGCTCCACAGAACGGGCAGGTGGGAAGAGCTCGGCTCGCTGGTGGCCTTCCTGCTGAGCGAGGAAGCTGAGTACATGCTCGGCTCTACGGTCGTTATAGACGGGGCGATGACGAGGGCGGTGGACATTTGA